In Balearica regulorum gibbericeps isolate bBalReg1 chromosome 14, bBalReg1.pri, whole genome shotgun sequence, one genomic interval encodes:
- the LOC142603799 gene encoding protocadherin gamma-B5-like translates to MAGGPGPGRVPVPVPVPVPSRGRAAGRVLLAALLLGLWCRAAPERIRYAIPEELGRGSLVGPLARDLGLSPAELPARKLRVASAAKRQLKYFTVSEETGNLYVSERLDREEMCGESASCSVSIEVLVQNPLNVFHVEVAIQDVNDNAPAFSKPALDLEIGEWTLPGARFPLEMARDADVGSNSLLTYQLTGDPSFSLAVKESSGGKQQPELVLERALDREKQSSFQLALTAVDGGEPVRSGTVQVRVNVTDANDNAPVFSKGVYEARVRENLPAGSLVLRVRATDADAGSNGRVSYSFGNVPDGVRALFSVDSASGEVRTAGPLDFEERSKYGFGLEARDGGGLTAHCEVQIDITDENDNAPEITMLSVSRPVPEDAPAGTVVALVNVNDPDSGENGQVWCELWGEAPLSIVASSGGSYKVVTSSALDREQAAEHRVTVVARDRGSPALSSRTALVLEVSDVNDNAPVFEEAAYSAYVAENNAAGAPVLRVRARDADAGANGRVSYWLAGGSAGAAPYVSVEARSGAVYAQRSFDYEQCREFAVAVRAQDGGAPARSSTATVRVFVLDRNDNAPRVLWPAAGAAGSGAGAGAGSAPVPAAAPFEVVPRSAEAGYLVAKVVAVDADAGRNAWLSYELVQAPEPALFRVGLHSGEVRTARAVSERDAAKQRLVAVVKDHGQPALSATATLHVVLAESLQEALPELSERAAGADSPAELQFYLVLALALLSALFLLSVALAVLARVRGAGPPAVLRCLGAQRFSVAGAAFPADFCEGTLPYSYNLCVAPGRAVAEAAWLPPPPPLPSLPAEELLGGEPCGKRSPSSSAGAGEPPADPDAPQVCKPARSLSLSLSQPHAQADALRCAGLRWAAGSSCGCWGGYCRPLFPRTNGTLLCRVLVGRRLSGEVLAIQLVLQKMLQVCCSSCIERVLLMLDVHKPKNPKKTKQKPHVFSF, encoded by the exons AtggcgggcgggccggggccggggcgtgtgccggtgccggtgccggtgccggtgccgagCCGCGGGCGAGCAGCCGGGCGAGTGCTGCTGGCCGCTTTGCTGCTGGGCTTGTGGTGCCGGGCGGCGCCGGAGCGGATCCGCTACGCCATCCccgaggagctgggcagaggctCGCTGGTGGGGCCGCTGGCGCGGGACCTGGGGCTGAGCCCGGCCGAGCTGCCGGCACGCAAGCTGCGGGTGGCGTCTGCCGCtaaaaggcagctgaaatacTTCACGGTGAGCGAGGAGACCGGGAACCTGTACGTGAGCGAGCGGCTGGACCGGGAGGAGATGTGCGGCGAGTCGGCGTCCTGCTCCGTCAGCATCGAGGTGCTGGTGCAGAACCCGCTGAACGTTTTCCACGTCGAGGTGGCCATCCAGGACGTCAACGACAACGCACCGGCCTTCAGCAAGCCTGCTCTGGACCTGGAGATTGGTGAATGGACGCTTCCCGGTGCTCGTTTCCCGCTGGAGATGGCCCGAGACGCGGACGTGGGCAGCAACTCGCTGCTGACTTACCAGCTCACTGGCGACCCGTCCTTCTCGCTGGCCGTCAAGGAGAGCTCgggtgggaagcagcagccGGAATTAGTGCTGGAGAGAGCGCTGGACCGTGAGAAGCAGAGCTCCTTTCAGCTGGCGCTGACGGCGGTGGATGGCGGGGAGCCGGTGAGGTCCGGGACGGTGCAGGTTCGCGTCAACGTGACGGACGCCAACGACAACGCGCCCGTGTTCAGCAAAGGCGTCTACGAGGCGCGAGTGCGGGAGAATCTGCCGGCGGGGTCGCTGGTGCTGCGCGTGCGAGCCACGGATGCGGACGCGGGCTCCAACGGGCGGGTCTCCTACTCCTTCGGCAACGTCCCGGACGGCGTCCGCGCCTTGTTCAGTGTCGACAGCGCCAGCGGCGAGGTCAGGACGGCGGGGCCGCTGGACTTCGAGGAGAGGAGCAAGTACGGGTTCGGCCTGGAGGCGAGGGACGGCGGCGGGCTGACGGCTCACTGTGAAGTGCAGATAGACATCACCGACGAGAACGACAACGCGCCCGAAATCACGATGCTGTCGGTGTCGAGACCGGTGCCCGAGGACGCGCCGGCCGGCACGGTGGTGGCCCTGGTGAACGTGAACGACCCGGACTCCGGGGAGAACGGTCAAGTGTGGTGCGAGCTGTGGGGCGAGGCGCCGCTGTCGATCGTGGCGTCGTCGGGCGGCTCGTACAAGGTGGTGACGTCGAGCGCGCTGGACCGGGAGCAGGCGGCCGAGCACCGTGTGACGGTGGTGGCCCGGGACCGGGGCAGCCCGGCGCTGTCGAGCCGCACGGCGCTGGTGCTGGAGGTGTCGGACGTGAACGACAACGCGCCGGTGTTCGAGGAGGCCGCCTACAGCGCCTACGTGGCGGAGAACAACGCGGCGGGCGCGCCGGTGCTGCGCGTGCGCGCGCGGGACGCGGACGCGGGCGCCAACGGGCGCGTGAGCTACTGGCTGGCGGGCGGCAGCGCGGGCGCGGCGCCGTACGTGTCGGTGgaggcgcggagcggcgcggtgTACGCGCAGCGCTCCTTCGACTACGAGCAGTGCCGCGAGTTCGCGGTGGCGGTGCGGGCGCAGGACGGCGGGGCGCCGGCGCGGAGCTCGACGGCGACGGTGCGCGTCTTCGTGCTGGACCGCAACGACAACGCGCCGCGGGTGCTGTggccggcggcgggagcggcggggtcgggggcgggggcgggagCGGGGTCGGCGCCGGTCCCGGCCGCGGCGCCGTTCGAGGTGGTGCCGCGGTCGGCCGAGGCCGGGTACCTGGTGGCCAAGGTGGTGGCGGTGGACGCGGACGCGGGGCGCAACGCGTGGCTGTCGTACGAGCTGGTGCAGGCGCCGGAGCCGGCGCTGTTCCGCGTGGGGCTGCACAGCGGCGAGGTGCGCACGGCGCGGGCCGTGTCGGAGAGGGACGCGGCGAAGCAGCGGCTGGTGGCCGTGGTGAAGGACCACGGGCAGCCGGCGCTGTCGGCCACGGCCACGCTGCACGTGGTGCTGGCCGAGAGCTTGCAGGAGGCGCTGCCGGAGCTGAGCGAGCGGGCGGCGGGCGCCGACTCGCCGGCGGAGCTGCAGTTCTACCTGGTGCTGGCGCTGGCGCTCCTCTCGGCCCTCTTCCTGCTGAGCGTGGCGCTGGCCGTGCTGGCGCGGgtgcgcggggccgggccgcccgcCGTGCTGCGCTGCCTGGGCGCGCAGCGCTTCTCCGTGGCCGGCGCCGCCTTCCCGGCCGACTTCTGCGAGGGCACCTTGCCCTACTCCTACAACCTGTGCGTGGCGCCGGGACGCGCCGTCGCCGAGGCCGCTtggctgccgccgccgccgccgctgcccagCCTGCCCGCGGAGGAGCTTCTCGGCGGGGAGCCCTGCGGGAAGCGGAGCCCGAGCAGCAGCGCCGGCGCGGGAGAGCCGCCCGCCGACCCCGACGCACCGCAGGTCTGTAAGCCCGCGCGGTCCTTGTCCCTGAGCCTTTCCCAACCTCACGCCCAGGCTGATGcgctgcgctgtgctgggctgcGCTGGGCTGCGGGGTCTTCCTGCGGCTGCTGGGGCGGTTACTGCCGACCTCTCTTTCCACGAACGAATGGCACACTCCTGTGCCGTGTCCTTGTTGGCCGCAGGCTCAGTGGAGAG GTTCTTGCCATCCAGCTTGTGCTGCAGAAAATGCTACAGGTATGCTGTAGCTCCTGCATAGAACGAGTTCTTCTGATGCTGGACGTTCacaagccaaaaaaccccaagaaaacaaaacaaaaaccccacgtcttttccttttga